A stretch of Clostridia bacterium DNA encodes these proteins:
- the rpoD gene encoding RNA polymerase sigma factor RpoD, protein MKPINENRKAILKELVEKGKSKGMLTYKEIMDAFEDIELEPDQIEKIYETVENMGIDVVGDIEAEMEDIQLTEEDLNITIPEGISIDDPVRMYLKEIGKVPLLSADEEIDLAQRMEKGDAEAKRRLAEANLRLVVSIAKRYVGRGMLFLDLIQEGNLGLIKAVEKFDYRKGYKFSTYATWWIRQAITRAIADQARTIRIPVHMVETINKLIRVSRQLLQELGREPQPEEIAKEMNMSVDRVREIMKISQEPVSLETPIGEEEDSHLGDFIPDDDAPAPAEAAAFTLLKEQLIDVLDTLTAREEKVLRLRFGLDDGRARTLEEVGKEFNVTRERIRQIEAKALRKLRHPSRSKKLKDYLD, encoded by the coding sequence ATGAAGCCAATTAATGAAAACAGAAAAGCAATATTGAAAGAACTGGTTGAAAAAGGAAAGTCAAAGGGCATGCTGACATATAAGGAAATAATGGATGCCTTTGAAGATATAGAACTGGAACCGGATCAGATAGAAAAAATATATGAAACTGTTGAAAATATGGGTATTGACGTAGTAGGTGATATTGAGGCCGAAATGGAAGATATTCAGCTTACTGAGGAAGACCTTAATATTACTATCCCTGAAGGCATAAGCATAGATGATCCTGTTAGGATGTATCTTAAAGAAATAGGGAAAGTACCCCTTTTATCTGCAGATGAAGAAATAGATCTGGCTCAAAGAATGGAAAAAGGAGATGCTGAAGCTAAAAGAAGATTAGCTGAAGCAAATCTTAGACTTGTTGTGAGTATAGCAAAGAGATATGTGGGTAGAGGTATGCTGTTCCTTGATTTGATTCAGGAAGGTAATTTAGGTCTTATCAAGGCTGTAGAAAAATTCGATTACAGAAAAGGGTACAAGTTTAGTACTTATGCTACTTGGTGGATAAGACAAGCTATAACCAGAGCTATCGCTGATCAGGCAAGGACAATAAGAATACCTGTCCATATGGTTGAAACAATAAATAAGTTAATAAGGGTATCAAGACAGTTACTACAGGAATTGGGAAGAGAACCGCAACCGGAAGAAATAGCAAAAGAAATGAATATGTCTGTGGACAGAGTACGTGAAATCATGAAAATTTCGCAAGAGCCTGTCTCTTTAGAAACTCCGATAGGTGAGGAGGAAGATAGTCATCTTGGAGACTTCATACCGGATGATGATGCGCCTGCACCTGCTGAAGCGGCTGCATTCACACTGCTGAAGGAACAGCTTATTGATGTTTTGGATACGCTTACAGCCAGAGAGGAAAAGGTATTGAGATTAAGGTTCGGATTGGATGATGGAAGAGCGAGAACCTTAGAGGAAGTTGGTAAGGAATTTAATGTAACTAGGGAAAGAATTCGTCAGATAGAAGCAAAAGCATTAAGAAAACTAAGACATCCAAGCAGAAGTAAAAAACTAAAGGATTACTTAGATTAA
- the dnaG gene encoding DNA primase — MYNYPEEIIEEVRLNNDIVDVVSEYVRLERKGKDFFGLCPFHKEKTPSFSVVSTKQIFYCFGCGKGGNVINFVMNAENLDFIEAVKHLADRAHIQLPEGESSEEIERARIKQEILKINTEAARFFFNNLNNSAGENARQYLKRRKISEHTIRRFGLGYSLEDWDSLYKYLVEKGFDISQIKQSGLILSNKNGGYCDRFRGRVIFPIFDIRGNVIGFGGRVLDSSLPKYMNSPETLVYNKGRNLYALNIAKNSGEKRLVIVEGYMDVISLHQSGIINSVASLGTALTESQGRILKKYAEEVIISYDADTAGQAATLRGLELLSDIGCNVKVLIIPQGKDPDEFISKNGPEEFKKLIDKALSLVEYKIRILKNQINTESIEGTITFLNKVAELLSKVDNLVEREMYLKKISKDYNVSEESLRAEIYKRVKPKTSFRQTAAIQSNFKVNKDKGSEIGVDNKIDKDEKMILALLCIDNSIYSLVKDSISINDFSQGNNKSLAEIVFERLGNNKTIVAAELLNAQVNIDSNEYAKVINEVNSIDDTRKAIAEKIRSFKLLKIEKRQKEILEALKNEERLEKGDVEKLKAELNSLLMKRKMI, encoded by the coding sequence ATGTATAATTATCCCGAAGAAATTATTGAAGAAGTCAGGTTAAATAATGATATAGTTGATGTTGTATCGGAGTACGTCCGGTTGGAGAGGAAAGGCAAAGACTTTTTTGGGCTGTGCCCTTTTCATAAGGAAAAGACTCCTTCATTCAGTGTTGTTTCCACAAAACAGATATTTTACTGTTTTGGGTGTGGAAAAGGTGGAAATGTAATAAATTTTGTAATGAATGCAGAAAATTTGGATTTTATAGAGGCGGTTAAGCATCTAGCCGACAGGGCGCATATACAACTTCCTGAAGGTGAAAGCAGTGAAGAAATAGAGAGAGCCAGAATAAAGCAGGAGATTTTGAAAATAAATACTGAAGCTGCACGTTTTTTTTTCAATAATCTAAATAACTCTGCCGGAGAAAATGCGCGTCAGTATCTAAAAAGAAGAAAAATAAGTGAACACACTATAAGAAGGTTTGGATTAGGGTATTCTCTGGAAGATTGGGATTCACTATATAAGTATTTGGTAGAAAAAGGATTTGATATTTCCCAAATTAAGCAAAGTGGTTTAATACTATCAAATAAAAACGGTGGCTATTGTGATAGATTCAGGGGGAGAGTAATTTTCCCCATATTTGATATTAGGGGCAATGTAATAGGTTTCGGCGGTAGGGTGTTGGATTCATCACTGCCAAAGTATATGAATTCCCCTGAAACGCTTGTATATAATAAAGGTAGAAACCTGTATGCATTAAATATTGCAAAAAATTCAGGTGAAAAAAGATTAGTTATTGTAGAAGGCTATATGGATGTTATATCACTTCATCAGAGTGGAATAATAAATTCTGTAGCTTCTCTGGGTACTGCTCTTACAGAAAGTCAGGGAAGAATACTTAAAAAGTATGCAGAAGAAGTAATTATTTCATATGATGCAGATACGGCAGGACAGGCTGCTACACTCAGGGGATTGGAATTGTTGAGTGATATCGGCTGCAATGTAAAAGTGCTGATAATTCCTCAGGGTAAGGATCCTGATGAATTTATCAGCAAAAATGGTCCGGAAGAATTCAAGAAGCTGATAGACAAAGCATTGTCACTTGTAGAATATAAAATTAGGATTTTGAAAAATCAAATAAATACTGAAAGTATTGAAGGGACAATTACATTTTTAAATAAGGTAGCAGAACTTTTATCAAAGGTTGATAACCTGGTTGAAAGAGAAATGTATTTAAAAAAGATTTCTAAGGATTATAACGTTTCCGAAGAGTCGCTAAGGGCTGAGATATATAAAAGAGTAAAACCCAAGACAAGCTTCAGGCAAACTGCTGCAATTCAAAGTAACTTTAAGGTTAATAAGGACAAAGGCAGTGAAATAGGCGTTGATAATAAAATTGACAAAGATGAAAAAATGATTTTAGCACTTTTATGTATTGATAACAGTATTTACAGCTTAGTTAAAGATTCGATTTCCATTAATGATTTTAGTCAAGGAAATAACAAAAGTTTAGCAGAAATTGTGTTTGAAAGATTGGGGAATAATAAAACAATAGTTGCAGCAGAGCTACTTAATGCACAAGTAAATATTGACTCAAATGAATATGCTAAAGTAATAAATGAAGTAAACAGTATTGATGATACTCGAAAAGCTATAGCAGAAAAAATAAGAAGCTTTAAACTGTTAAAAATAGAAAAAAGACAGAAGGAAATACTTGAAGCCCTGAAGAATGAAGAGAGACTAGAAAAAGGAGATGTTGAGAAATTAAAAGCGGAGTTAAATTCGCTTCTTATGAAGCGGAAAATGATATGA
- a CDS encoding DUF6514 family protein has translation MVNRLIEKRIELIPDEHIIGFKSPMKLEYYLIESKLDDMDELSGKKVYGIEIIKKVDGMKDEVKAVKNLSCNIEKTKDLFEKMVKNFVTPIGLPFILDDMIGT, from the coding sequence ATGGTAAATAGACTGATAGAAAAAAGAATTGAGTTAATACCGGATGAACACATAATCGGTTTCAAATCTCCTATGAAATTAGAATATTATTTGATAGAAAGTAAACTTGATGATATGGACGAGCTATCCGGAAAAAAAGTATATGGAATAGAAATAATTAAAAAAGTTGATGGAATGAAGGATGAAGTGAAGGCAGTAAAAAATCTATCCTGCAATATCGAAAAGACTAAAGACCTTTTTGAAAAAATGGTTAAGAATTTCGTTACTCCGATAGGATTACCTTTTATTCTTGATGATATGATAGGAACTTAG
- a CDS encoding HD-GYP domain-containing protein, giving the protein MRKVFVSVIDCYPGMKMAETIFNEYGAVIVAENTILDAHLIKKLDNLGFLKVKIYEQSADILLTGDAELFKAQYNENIDIAKSILHDISIGKNINIEAVNNVSESTIIRINENRDIVGCINEIRGVDEYTYTHSVNVSLLCMLIGKWLKLDIDKIKLLIQAGLLHDLGKSKISPEIINKPGPLTTEEFAEMKKHTTLGYRLLESTNKFSKDICLGVLMHHEREDGTGYPMGVKGSQIHEFAKIIAVADIYDAMTSNRAYRGKESPFEVLELMEKNTFGILDMRVISVFLNNIAAYYIGDFVVLNTGETGEIIYINPRYISKPLVKCGSKYIDLSVDSRIKILELK; this is encoded by the coding sequence ATGAGAAAAGTATTTGTGAGTGTAATAGACTGCTATCCGGGTATGAAAATGGCTGAGACCATATTTAATGAGTATGGAGCTGTGATTGTTGCTGAAAATACTATACTTGATGCACACCTGATAAAAAAACTCGATAATCTGGGTTTTTTGAAAGTTAAAATATATGAACAATCTGCTGATATTCTATTGACTGGCGATGCAGAGCTTTTCAAAGCACAGTACAATGAGAATATAGACATAGCAAAATCAATATTGCACGATATTTCTATAGGGAAAAACATTAATATAGAGGCGGTAAACAATGTATCAGAATCAACTATAATAAGAATAAATGAAAACAGGGACATAGTGGGTTGCATAAATGAGATAAGGGGTGTGGATGAATATACATATACGCACAGTGTAAATGTTTCTTTATTATGCATGCTGATAGGAAAATGGCTTAAGCTTGACATAGATAAGATAAAGCTGCTTATTCAAGCAGGACTTTTACATGACCTGGGTAAAAGTAAAATATCTCCGGAAATAATAAACAAACCAGGTCCGCTGACAACTGAAGAATTTGCTGAAATGAAGAAGCACACCACCCTTGGATACCGGTTATTAGAAAGTACTAATAAATTTAGTAAAGATATATGTTTGGGAGTTTTGATGCATCATGAGAGAGAAGATGGCACGGGTTACCCCATGGGAGTAAAAGGATCACAAATACATGAATTTGCTAAAATAATAGCAGTAGCCGACATATATGATGCTATGACTTCAAACAGAGCGTATAGGGGGAAGGAATCACCTTTTGAGGTTCTTGAGCTTATGGAAAAAAACACTTTTGGAATATTGGATATGCGTGTAATAAGTGTTTTCCTGAATAACATAGCAGCTTACTATATAGGTGATTTTGTGGTTTTAAATACCGGAGAGACAGGAGAAATCATATACATAAATCCTAGATACATATCGAAGCCATTAGTAAAATGCGGAAGCAAATATATAGACTTAAGTGTTGACAGCAGAATCAAAATTCTCGAATTAAAATGA
- a CDS encoding aspartate 1-decarboxylase, with product MFINLMKSKIHRARVTEANLNYVGSITIDENLMDAADIMKNEKVQIVNNNNGNRFETYVIPGERGSGMICLNGAAARLVHPGDVIIIISYGLFDRKEASEFVPRIIFVNDKNTIVDIKNAEEHGQIINYDHN from the coding sequence ATGTTCATAAACCTGATGAAGTCAAAGATACATCGTGCAAGAGTCACTGAAGCAAATCTTAATTATGTTGGCAGCATAACTATAGATGAAAATCTAATGGATGCTGCAGATATTATGAAAAATGAAAAAGTGCAGATAGTTAACAACAATAATGGAAACAGGTTTGAAACATACGTAATACCTGGAGAACGCGGTAGCGGAATGATTTGTCTGAATGGTGCCGCTGCCAGGTTGGTACACCCGGGGGATGTTATCATAATCATATCTTATGGATTGTTTGATAGAAAAGAAGCTAGTGAATTTGTACCCAGGATAATTTTCGTAAACGATAAAAACACAATTGTTGATATAAAAAATGCTGAAGAGCATGGACAGATAATCAATTATGATCATAACTAA
- the panC gene encoding pantoate--beta-alanine ligase, with translation MRIIETINDLKAIVRTRKKEGKSIGLVPTMGYLHEGHTSLIKASKHDNDFTVLSIYVNPTQFGVNEDFSKYPRDMDRDSKIAEEAGVDVIFAPSDKEMYPEDYKSYVTVEGITEKLCGKSRPGHFKGVTTVVAKLFNIVEPDNAYFGQKDAQQVIVVKKMVKDLNMNLKIVICPIIREQDGLAMSSRNVYLGKEERKAALVLSRSLVEVEGIIKDGERSGEKVIEYLKSRIMSEKIANVDYISVVDAESLEEVNTIKKKTLIALAVKFGNTRLIDNVIVEV, from the coding sequence ATGAGGATTATTGAAACAATAAACGACTTGAAGGCTATAGTCAGAACCCGGAAAAAGGAGGGTAAATCTATTGGACTTGTTCCAACCATGGGATACCTGCATGAAGGGCATACATCTTTGATTAAAGCATCAAAGCATGACAATGACTTTACTGTCTTAAGTATTTATGTTAATCCTACTCAATTTGGAGTAAATGAGGATTTCAGCAAATACCCGAGGGATATGGACAGGGATTCTAAAATAGCGGAAGAAGCCGGTGTAGATGTGATATTTGCTCCTTCAGACAAGGAGATGTATCCTGAGGATTATAAGAGCTATGTAACAGTTGAGGGGATTACCGAAAAGTTATGTGGCAAATCCAGGCCCGGGCATTTCAAGGGCGTTACTACAGTTGTTGCAAAGCTTTTTAATATAGTAGAACCGGATAACGCATACTTTGGACAGAAGGATGCCCAACAGGTAATTGTCGTTAAGAAAATGGTTAAAGATTTAAACATGAATTTGAAAATAGTTATCTGCCCGATTATAAGGGAACAGGATGGACTGGCTATGAGTTCCAGGAATGTATATCTGGGAAAAGAAGAGCGTAAAGCTGCTTTAGTATTATCACGGTCATTGGTTGAGGTCGAAGGAATCATTAAGGATGGGGAAAGAAGCGGAGAAAAGGTTATAGAGTACTTAAAGAGCAGAATAATGTCTGAAAAGATTGCAAATGTAGATTATATAAGCGTAGTTGATGCTGAAAGTCTTGAAGAGGTAAATACAATTAAGAAAAAGACACTGATAGCACTAGCAGTGAAGTTTGGCAATACAAGGCTGATCGATAATGTAATTGTGGAGGTATAG
- the panB gene encoding 3-methyl-2-oxobutanoate hydroxymethyltransferase — translation MNKFTVADFNKSKKNGKKITMLTAYDYPTAKILDESGIDTILVGDSLGMVVLGYEDTVRVTMDDMLHHIKAVTRGATRAMVVGDMPFLSYHTGKYESVKNAGRLMSEGGCRAVKLEGGIEVIEDIKSIISAGIPVMGHLGYTPQSVNIFGGHKAQGKTYETAQKIYRDALELQSAGVFAIVLECVPYRVAEFISNRLEIPTISIGSGAGCDGQVLVTPDILGMFRDFTPKHTKKYADMGAALIEAVKSYINEVESGVFPTEKNSFIVDDEVIKRLEKEC, via the coding sequence ATGAATAAGTTTACAGTAGCTGACTTCAATAAATCTAAAAAGAACGGAAAGAAGATAACGATGCTTACTGCATATGATTATCCTACCGCTAAAATTCTGGATGAATCGGGAATAGACACAATACTGGTTGGAGATTCTCTTGGAATGGTTGTATTAGGCTATGAGGATACAGTAAGAGTTACAATGGATGACATGCTGCACCACATAAAAGCAGTAACCAGAGGAGCAACCAGGGCAATGGTTGTAGGAGATATGCCGTTTTTATCCTATCATACTGGAAAGTATGAAAGTGTAAAAAATGCAGGAAGGCTTATGAGTGAAGGCGGATGCAGAGCTGTAAAGCTTGAGGGTGGAATAGAGGTAATTGAAGATATAAAAAGTATAATAAGTGCAGGTATACCGGTTATGGGACATTTAGGTTATACGCCGCAATCGGTGAATATTTTCGGCGGACACAAGGCACAGGGAAAAACATATGAAACTGCACAGAAGATTTATAGGGATGCACTTGAGCTTCAATCAGCCGGAGTTTTTGCTATTGTACTGGAATGTGTACCATACAGAGTAGCAGAATTCATCAGCAATAGGCTTGAAATACCGACAATCAGTATTGGCTCGGGAGCCGGATGTGATGGGCAGGTTCTTGTTACACCGGATATCTTGGGTATGTTCAGGGATTTTACTCCAAAGCATACAAAGAAATATGCAGATATGGGTGCAGCTCTGATAGAGGCAGTTAAGTCCTATATAAATGAAGTTGAGAGTGGTGTTTTCCCAACAGAAAAGAACTCTTTTATTGTAGATGATGAAGTTATAAAACGTTTGGAAAAAGAATGCTGA
- the secF gene encoding protein translocase subunit SecF, with translation MIDFYSKRKYFFVFSILLMLSGLAGILINGLQLDIQFQGGTLLQIEMSDEKYETADIETTLGKAIGKKFTAQKMQTYNPDDAKKKINMLQLRLSKEDTLTGEQMNQVVDILKKDYKVKQDAQMQIQSVAPFIGEEMLRKGVLAAVIASILIVIYVWWRFSVISGLSAAVFANLALLHDGLVMFAVYTIFKLPLNESFLAAVLTILGFSINDTIVIYDRIRENTKMLRKLPYSQLVNTSVTQTMARSINTTVTVMISVVTLYIFASINNIQSVKEFSFPLIVGLLSGTYSTIFIASPLWAMWQEAKVKKRAAGKAA, from the coding sequence ATGATAGATTTTTACAGTAAGAGGAAATACTTCTTTGTCTTTTCAATATTGTTGATGCTTTCTGGTTTGGCCGGTATTCTGATTAATGGATTACAGCTTGATATACAGTTCCAGGGCGGAACCTTATTGCAAATAGAAATGAGCGATGAAAAATATGAAACTGCAGATATTGAGACAACTTTAGGGAAAGCAATAGGTAAAAAATTCACTGCACAAAAAATGCAGACATATAACCCTGACGATGCTAAGAAGAAGATAAATATGTTACAATTAAGGCTTTCAAAAGAGGATACATTGACCGGGGAACAGATGAACCAGGTTGTTGATATTCTTAAGAAGGATTATAAGGTAAAGCAGGATGCGCAAATGCAGATACAGAGCGTAGCTCCGTTTATTGGAGAGGAAATGCTGAGAAAAGGTGTACTAGCTGCAGTAATAGCATCAATTCTGATAGTAATATATGTATGGTGGAGATTCAGTGTTATATCAGGATTGTCGGCAGCGGTGTTTGCCAACCTGGCTTTATTGCATGACGGATTGGTTATGTTCGCGGTTTATACGATATTCAAACTACCTCTGAATGAATCTTTCCTCGCTGCGGTATTGACGATACTAGGATTTTCAATAAATGACACTATAGTAATATACGATAGGATAAGAGAGAACACAAAGATGCTGAGAAAATTGCCATATTCACAGTTGGTTAATACCAGTGTGACCCAGACTATGGCAAGATCAATTAATACTACAGTAACAGTAATGATATCAGTTGTTACACTGTATATATTTGCATCCATTAACAACATCCAGTCAGTTAAGGAATTCAGTTTTCCATTAATTGTCGGTCTCTTAAGCGGTACTTATTCGACAATATTTATAGCAAGTCCTTTATGGGCTATGTGGCAAGAGGCTAAAGTTAAGAAAAGGGCGGCTGGAAAAGCTGCTTAA
- the secD gene encoding protein translocase subunit SecD, whose product MRGSNGVKFFLVILIIGLLTYAVGFGVPALGIEDVNNLRFGTDIRGGISTTLYPDLKEGVKPTEKELASARTVIEKRLDAQGIYDRNITTENENGRIIVEIPYKPGEKDFNPQKAVDQIGKTALLTFQEVDESLVDEKGNYKPTKKIVIEGKHVNDAGVGTDPQTGQVVVTLDLNGEGRTRFAEATGRLLNQRIGIFMDDTLIVAPQVSAHITDGKAIINGQRDAKEAGELAATIRAGSLPFRLIAKDLNSITPTLGEGALKVTVTAGIFAFILIAFFMLIYYRLPGLFANIALFGLVIFQLLVLSLLDYSITLPGIAGIILSIGMGVDANVIIFERIREELRNGKTLRASIDVGFKRAFSAILDSNVTTMISAAVLYWLGTGPIKGFAVTLFLGVLLSFVTAITASRIMLKTAANFDITKHRWLYGVKEVQK is encoded by the coding sequence ATGAGAGGCAGCAACGGGGTTAAATTCTTTCTGGTTATTCTAATAATCGGACTCTTAACCTATGCAGTAGGCTTTGGTGTGCCTGCTTTAGGAATTGAAGATGTAAATAACTTAAGGTTTGGTACCGATATAAGAGGTGGTATCTCCACTACATTATATCCTGATCTTAAGGAAGGTGTGAAACCTACTGAAAAGGAACTTGCGTCAGCAAGGACAGTTATTGAAAAAAGACTTGATGCACAAGGTATTTATGATAGAAACATAACAACAGAAAATGAAAATGGAAGAATAATAGTTGAAATTCCATATAAACCAGGAGAAAAGGATTTTAATCCACAAAAAGCTGTGGATCAGATAGGAAAAACTGCTCTGTTGACTTTTCAAGAGGTTGACGAAAGTTTAGTAGATGAAAAGGGAAACTATAAACCGACAAAAAAGATTGTTATTGAAGGTAAGCATGTAAATGATGCCGGTGTCGGTACAGACCCTCAGACAGGACAGGTAGTAGTAACACTTGATTTGAACGGTGAAGGCAGGACTAGATTTGCAGAAGCTACGGGCAGACTCTTAAATCAACGTATAGGTATATTCATGGATGATACGCTTATAGTTGCTCCGCAGGTCAGTGCTCATATTACCGATGGTAAAGCGATAATCAACGGGCAGCGCGATGCTAAGGAAGCAGGGGAGTTAGCCGCAACAATAAGAGCAGGTTCACTTCCGTTCAGGTTGATAGCCAAAGATTTGAACTCAATAACACCTACGCTTGGAGAAGGTGCTCTTAAGGTAACTGTGACAGCTGGTATTTTTGCATTTATATTGATTGCATTCTTTATGTTGATATATTACAGATTACCTGGATTATTTGCAAATATTGCACTTTTTGGTCTTGTGATATTCCAGCTTCTGGTTCTCTCCCTACTGGATTATTCTATAACACTGCCCGGTATCGCTGGTATCATACTCTCGATAGGTATGGGCGTAGATGCAAATGTTATTATCTTTGAAAGAATAAGAGAAGAGTTAAGGAACGGTAAAACATTAAGAGCATCCATAGATGTGGGATTCAAAAGAGCTTTTTCTGCTATTCTTGATTCAAATGTAACAACTATGATTTCAGCAGCAGTTTTATACTGGCTTGGCACCGGACCGATAAAAGGTTTTGCTGTAACTCTGTTCCTCGGAGTTTTATTAAGCTTCGTGACAGCCATAACTGCTTCAAGAATCATGCTGAAGACAGCAGCTAACTTCGATATTACTAAGCACCGTTGGCTATATGGTGTGAAGGAGGTGCAGAAATGA
- a CDS encoding HD domain-containing protein, with the protein MEIAEKQLEIKGYTEHSFRHVGLVSKNAGNIMRDLGFDERETELARIAGYLHDIGNAINRTDHAHSGAIMAYNILIKMGMEYKEAAEIMLAIGNHDENTGMAVSNISAALVLADKSDVHRSRVRNNDISTFDIHDRVNYAVESSRIYVDKANDTAILELEIDTKICPVMDYFEIFLTRMTMSRRAAAFLNLNFQLVINGNRLL; encoded by the coding sequence ATGGAAATAGCTGAAAAACAGCTTGAAATTAAGGGATATACAGAGCACTCCTTCCGCCATGTAGGTCTTGTATCAAAGAATGCAGGAAATATAATGAGAGATCTGGGATTCGATGAAAGAGAAACAGAACTTGCCAGAATAGCAGGATATCTGCATGACATAGGCAATGCTATCAACAGGACTGACCATGCTCATTCAGGTGCTATAATGGCTTATAACATCCTGATCAAAATGGGTATGGAGTACAAGGAAGCAGCAGAAATCATGCTTGCAATAGGAAACCATGATGAAAATACCGGAATGGCTGTAAGCAATATTTCAGCTGCACTGGTGCTTGCAGACAAGTCTGATGTACACAGAAGCAGGGTCAGAAACAATGATATTTCGACTTTCGATATACATGACAGAGTCAACTATGCTGTTGAGAGCTCGCGTATATATGTCGATAAGGCTAACGATACGGCCATTCTGGAGTTGGAGATTGATACGAAGATTTGTCCTGTAATGGACTATTTTGAAATATTTCTTACAAGAATGACAATGAGTAGAAGAGCGGCAGCATTTTTAAATCTGAATTTTCAATTAGTCATTAATGGCAACCGTTTGCTATAA
- a CDS encoding gamma carbonic anhydrase family protein: MIYNYKEHSPKIHDTCFIAPGSFVIGQVVIGKYSSVWYNTVIRGDTAAISIGENTNIQDNSTLHCIKNTCIKIGDNVTIGHGSVLHSCVIGNESLIGIGAIILDKARVGNNCLISAGAVVTPRMEIPDCSLVMGSPARVKRTLTEEEIKKIKNSSEEYVRLADEYKNP, encoded by the coding sequence ATGATATATAATTATAAAGAACATTCCCCAAAGATTCATGATACATGTTTTATAGCACCTGGCAGCTTTGTTATCGGACAAGTAGTTATAGGGAAATACTCAAGTGTATGGTATAACACGGTTATAAGGGGAGATACCGCAGCCATCAGTATTGGTGAGAATACAAATATCCAGGATAATAGTACTCTTCACTGCATAAAGAATACCTGTATAAAAATCGGGGATAATGTTACGATAGGCCATGGCTCTGTTCTCCATAGTTGCGTTATCGGCAATGAAAGCTTGATAGGTATAGGAGCAATTATATTGGACAAAGCAAGGGTGGGAAATAATTGCCTGATAAGTGCAGGTGCTGTTGTCACACCCAGGATGGAAATTCCTGACTGCTCTTTGGTTATGGGAAGCCCGGCAAGAGTGAAACGCACGCTCACAGAGGAAGAGATCAAAAAAATAAAAAACAGTTCGGAGGAATATGTAAGACTGGCTGATGAGTATAAGAACCCGTAA